The proteins below come from a single Cryptococcus gattii WM276 chromosome D, complete sequence genomic window:
- a CDS encoding uncharacterized protein (Similar to TIGR gene model, INSD accession AAW42975.1) codes for MAQPQPLPPQGAAPPSIPLSAAQLSLLDSIPHAHIPHTLKTVTIAPNAPPDIANKSFVLVVCKLHDQQKCDQCRVDFTPVNYLHQFLRFAPAEAIPPPPNVAPPPQRAQAVTNLKDAGNNAFKAQKFDIATQFYSKATDAALSRPPWEPAALGREEAAITLCNRSASYAFSGNWTAALADAQTVINLKRPWTKGHFRKARALVGLEQYEEAKQAIIDGLQYEPNDKELNTFLQEIEEKIREADKAFPDTV; via the exons ATGGCGCAGCCACAGCCACTCCCGCCACAGGGGGCAGCTCCCCCCTCCATCCCCCTCAGCGCAGCCCAGCTCAGCCTCCTCGACTCCATCCCGCACGCACACATCCCCCATACGCTCAAGACAGTCACCATAGCTCCCAACGCACCCCCAGACATCGCAAACAAGTCCTTCGTACTCGTCGTATGCAAGCTCCACGACCAGCAAAAGTGCGACCAGTGCCGTGTCGATTTTACCCCGGTCAACTACTTGCACCAGTTCTTGAGGTTTGCTCCCGCCGAAGccattcctcctccacccaaCGTCGCCCCTCCTCCCCAGCGAGCACAGGCTGTCACCAACCTCAAAGACGCGGGCAAC AATGCGTTCAAAGCCCAAAAGTTTGATATTGCTACACAATTCTACTCTAAAGCCACGGATGCCGCTCTCAGTCGACCTCCTTGGGAGCCTGCTGCGctgggaagagaagaagccGCTATCACGCTTTGCAACCGCTCTGCCAGCTATGCATTTTCTGGAAACTG GACTGCTGCTCTTGCCGATGCGCAGACTGTCATAAACCTGAAGAGACCGTGGACAAAGGGACATTTCCG GAAAGCACGCGCTTTGGTTGGGTTGGAGCAGTACGAGGAGGCAAAACAAGCCATCATCGATGGACTGCAATACGAACCTAATGACAAG GAATTGAACACCTTCCTCCAAGAGATTGAAGAGAAAATAAGAGAAGCAGACAAAGCCTTCCCAGACACCGTTTAA
- a CDS encoding uncharacterized protein (Similar to TIGR gene model, INSD accession AAW42974.1) — MPVFAGSLLNKRKPELLEIGAALGLPTDDVRVTDLVKSIQAHLDANEAKLASNPTFKGLFYKKRSSHGNGGGNGSHTPERSSSPTIGADIKKFESSAATNVRALTNKASDRLQEVADAAKIPLPETPVALSRVSDATHALSESVQNALVPASVPSGDISSKLQDIAQQFLQIQHKGQERVNIGIRHTRDAISTPQALTITALSAELLFLFGHVLPFYNYTYFFPPIPGKSGTLSSLVHSLFSWSPTFSWTVRLPEASGFMSNELWGAIAWWVFSTVLPPLALSTVVSFVPQKGVHRHNAPRTRYQEAHLPQPTPDPLVFALCRLAILVLPLTSAAPTSLVDALEMSGNLQGRALGAALFAGLILAAKLS; from the exons ATGCC CGTTTTCGCCGGCTCACTCCTCAACAAACGCAAACCCGAACTCTTAGAGATCGGTGCAGCTCTCGGACTGCCCACAGACGACGTCCGCGTCACAGACCTCGTCAAGAGCATCCAAGCTCACCTGGATGCAAACGAGGCAAAGCTGGCATCCAACCCGACTTTCAAAGGACTCTTCTACAAGAAGAGGTC TAGCCATGGGAATGGCGGTGGAAACGGCTCTCATACGCCTGAAAGGTCATCCAGCCCAACGATTGGGGCGGATATCAAAAAGTTTGAATCATCAGCCGCTACTAACGTGCGAGCTTTAACAAACAAGGCCTCTGATCGTTTACAAGAGGTTGCAGATGCCGCCAAAATTCCCCTTCCCGAAACCCCAGTTGCGTT GTCCAGGGTTTCGGATGCTACCCATGCCCTCAGCGAGTCTGTGCAAAACGCTTTGGTGCCCGCTTCTGTTCCGAGTGGTGATATCTCCTCCAAACTGCAAGATATCGCTCAACAGTTCTTGCAAATTCAGCACAAGGGTCAAGAGCGCGTCAACATTGGTATCCGTCATACTAGAGAT GCCATCTCAACTCCACAAGCCCTCACTATCACCGCGCTCAGTGCTGAATTGCTCTTCTTGTTCGGCCATGTCCTCCCATTTTACAATTATACGTATTTTTTTCCGCCTATCCCAGGTAAAAGTGGTACCTTGTCCAGCCTTGTACACAGCTTGTTTTCGTGGTCTCCGACCTTTTCATGGACTGTCAGACTGCCAGAGGCCAGCGGTTTTATGAGCAATGAGCTTTGGGGTGCCATTGCTTGGTGGGTTTTCTCGACTGTTCTCCCCCCGCTTGCTTTATCTACCGTCGTGTCATTCGTCCCCCAGAAGGGTGTTCACAGGCACAACGCCCCTCGCACTCGTTACCAGG AGGCTCATCTCCCCCAGCCCACACCGGACCCTTTGGTCTTTGCGTTATGCCGCCTGGCAATCTTGGTCCTTCCCCTGACATCTGCTGCCCCAACATCGTTGGTAGACGCTCTTGAGATGTCTGGCAACCTCCAAGGCAGGGCATTGGGTGCCGCTCTCTTTGCTGGTCTTATCTTGGCAGCAAAGCTCTCATAG